In Anaerolineae bacterium, a single genomic region encodes these proteins:
- a CDS encoding cytochrome c maturation protein CcmE has translation MADKTKYLIAGLLVAAAALFLMLNSTGSSARYFMTIEELRQMGQEAGDRSFTVSGAVLGDTIQYDPSLPVLRFTIAQVPGDPEEVKRAGGLAAVLDAAVRDPNAPRLEIVYRDVKPDLLQHRTQAIVRGRLDEDGRFQADEILLRCPTRYQEDAPAQVASS, from the coding sequence ATGGCAGACAAGACTAAGTACCTGATTGCCGGATTGTTAGTGGCCGCGGCCGCGCTATTCCTCATGCTCAACAGCACCGGATCCAGCGCCCGCTACTTCATGACTATCGAGGAGCTCCGCCAGATGGGGCAGGAGGCGGGCGACCGCAGCTTCACCGTCTCCGGTGCCGTCCTGGGCGACACCATCCAGTACGACCCTTCTCTGCCTGTCCTCCGCTTCACCATCGCCCAGGTCCCAGGAGACCCGGAAGAGGTGAAGCGCGCCGGCGGGCTCGCCGCGGTGCTGGACGCAGCAGTCCGAGACCCGAACGCGCCCCGCCTCGAAATCGTCTATCGCGACGTGAAGCCCGACCTCCTACAACACCGCACCCAGGCCATCGTTCGGGGTCGCCTGGACGAGGATGGTCGCTTCCAGGCGGATGAGATACTGCTTCGGTGCCCCACCCGCTACCAGGAGGACGCCCCTGCCCAGGTGGCTAGTTCGTGA